From Planctomycetota bacterium:
TTCGGGATCCCGCGCGGGCGGTTGATCTTCTCGGGCAACGCGCTGGCGCCCGATCTCTCGTATCTCCTCAATATCGACTACAACTCCGTCACCAGCCAGCCGATCGGCTTTCGCGCCTTCTGGCTGAGCTACAAGTTCAGCGACGCCGTCGAGGTGTTTGCCGGGCAGTCGAAGGTGCCGGGGTCGCGCGAGTGGCTGGAGACGGCGTTCGCGCCCCTGCAGAGTGCCGACCGGACGATGGCGACGACGTTCTTCCGTCCCAGTCTCAGCCAGGGCGTGTGGATCACCGGCGCGCCGGCCGAGGGGCTCTTCTACCACGCGATGATCGCCAACGGGTTCAACACGTTGAACCTCATCCCCGAAGCCCTCAACGACCGCTTCGCTTGGTCGGCCTCGGCATGGTGGGAGCCGTGGGGTGATTTCGGCCGCGGCTACTCCGAGCTCCAGGACCACCGCGATGCCGCGATCCGCCTCGGCAGTTGCTACACCTACGCGCTGGGCAGCGGCAGCCAGGCGGAGAGCGACGCGGTGGAAAACTCGCCGATCCGGCTCTCCGATGGCACGATCATCACCACGACAGGCGCGCTCGCCCCGGGCGTCACGCTGACGTCGTACGACGTCGCACTGGCGGCGCTCGACTGCGCGTGGAAGTACCGTGGCATCGGGGTGTCGAGCGAGATCTATTTCCAGGACCTGCGCGGCCTGCGCGGCACCGGGCCGCTGCCGATCGCGTCGACGTCGGCGTTCGGCGGCTTCATCAAGGGGGGCTACTTCGTCGTTCCGCGCGAGACGGAGATCTATGCCCGCGCGTCGTACGTCACCGGCGCGTACGGGTCGGGATCGGAGCTCGGGGGGGGCTTCCACCGGTTCTTCTTCCCGGGAAAGGACTCGCTGTTTTTCACCGGCGACGCCGCCTGGCTCGAGCACTCGCCGGCCGGCCAGAACCGCACCGGCTTCGTGGCCGGTCAGACGGGCCTGCTGGTGCGCCTGCAGGTCGTCGCCGCCTACTGAGGGGCGCCCGGCGGCGCGGCGGCCAGGCCGAGCGCCGCGAGGGCTTCGCGGACGTGGGCGTCGGAGGCGAACGTCGCCGTGAACACCTTCCGCACGATCCCCTCGCGGTCGATGACGTAGGTCGTCCGCCCCGGCACGAAGCCGAGGATGCTCGGCGCGCCGAGGGCCTTGCGCAGGCTGCCGTCGGTGTCGGCGACGAGCGGGTAGGGGAGGGAATGGCGGGCGGCGAACGCGCGGTGGCTGGCCGCCGAGTCGGAACTGACGCCGATCACCTCGGCGCCGGCGGCGAGGAAACGCTCGTGCGAATCGCGGAAGGCACAGGCTTCCTGCGTGCACACCGGCGTGCCGTCCTTGGGATAGAAGAAGATCACCACCGCGCGCTTGCCGCGGTAGTCGGCGAGCCGGGCCTGCGTGCCGTCGGCGAACGTGAGCGTGACGTCGGGGGCGGGATCCCCCTCGCGGATCGCGGGCATCGCTGGCTCTCCGAAGTGTCGGCCGTGCCGGGCGCCGCGGCCC
This genomic window contains:
- a CDS encoding peroxiredoxin; protein product: MPAIREGDPAPDVTLTFADGTQARLADYRGKRAVVIFFYPKDGTPVCTQEACAFRDSHERFLAAGAEVIGVSSDSAASHRAFAARHSLPYPLVADTDGSLRKALGAPSILGFVPGRTTYVIDREGIVRKVFTATFASDAHVREALAALGLAAAPPGAPQ
- a CDS encoding porin, whose translation is MFRYNGFARSEPSWTDAAGTVVPIVNSNYFGIPRGRLIFSGNALAPDLSYLLNIDYNSVTSQPIGFRAFWLSYKFSDAVEVFAGQSKVPGSREWLETAFAPLQSADRTMATTFFRPSLSQGVWITGAPAEGLFYHAMIANGFNTLNLIPEALNDRFAWSASAWWEPWGDFGRGYSELQDHRDAAIRLGSCYTYALGSGSQAESDAVENSPIRLSDGTIITTTGALAPGVTLTSYDVALAALDCAWKYRGIGVSSEIYFQDLRGLRGTGPLPIASTSAFGGFIKGGYFVVPRETEIYARASYVTGAYGSGSELGGGFHRFFFPGKDSLFFTGDAAWLEHSPAGQNRTGFVAGQTGLLVRLQVVAAY